The proteins below come from a single Falco rusticolus isolate bFalRus1 chromosome 8, bFalRus1.pri, whole genome shotgun sequence genomic window:
- the APBB3 gene encoding amyloid-beta A4 precursor protein-binding family B member 3 isoform X1, with protein sequence MYPAVHPEATTGPFSCWLKLLASQGALQLGDLPPGPCLTLSLCTDNLWSDQSLETDPDLPPGWRKICDSLGTYYWHVSTGTTQWQHPAHTTCPGGHLEADGEETLQGMDCQAPVAKHLAKNRPIPSPMASLSQRTSLPWQGDDFQHSAEPGSKCFAVRLLGSVEIPEEDLAPGKSSIAVNNCIQQLSNSKGQGSGENQGEGQDLVMILKKDTMSLVDPLDHSLIHRQPILNIRVWGVGCNNGRDRDFAFVASDKDTCVLKCHVFHCNVPAKGIAKALHEMCSKIVAERAVASSRLPCATTLEPVSTEDLPLQVDILEAVRQSMQTYKALYIGSLPVPRAMGMDVLNKAIEKLTRGPGREHWMPSLIHVSDTAMRVHPAQEDEEAAHIWECQVRYVTFLGVGRDAHTFALIVDTGRCFQCTAFWCEPDAGTISEAVQAACMVSGSRNPPNSPALWDTCGRRRRQGLGTEEGKAEGLSGMPNPGGRQGREGADPSEPHPTPRHTQPPSDATLRPRLVVCGPAVVSPCSSTPRPRPVPRVPTGAVPEVPGGRCTG encoded by the exons ATGTACCCAGCCGTGCACCCAGAGGCTACCACAGGACCCTTTAGTTGCTGGCTGAAGCTGCTTGCTTCTCAgggtgccctgcagctgggggacCTTCCCCCCGGCCCTTGCCTCACACTCTCCCTCTGCACAGACAACCTCTGGAGTGACCAGAGCCTGGAGACAGACCCTGACCTCCCCCCAGGCTGGAGGAAAATCTGTGACTCTCTGGGCACCTACTACTGGCATGTGTCAACGGGCACAACACAGTGGCAGCACCCTGCACACACCACTTGCCCAGGAGGGCACCTGGAGGCTGATGGAGAGGAGACACTCCAGGGAATG GACTGCCAGGCCCCTGTGGCAAAGCACTTGGCAAAGAACAGGCCCATTCCCAGCCCCATGGCTTCGCTGTCCCAAAG GACCTCACTGCCCTGGCAGGGAGATGACTTCCAGCACAGCGCAGAGCCTGGCTCCAAG TGCTTTGCTGTGCGTTTGCTGGGCTCGGTGGAGATCCCCGAGGAGGACCTGGCACCTGGCAAGAGCAGCATCGCTGTCAATAACTGTATCCAGCAGCTCTCCAACAGCAAGGGCCAGGGCTCTGGGGAGAACCAGGGTGAG GGCCAAGACCTGGTGATGATCCTGAAGAAGGACACCATGAGCCTGGTGGACCCCCTCGACCACAGCCTCATCCACCGCCAGCCCATCCTCAACATCCGTGTCTGGGGTGTTGGCTGCAACAATggcag GGACAG AGACTTCGCCTTCGTGGCCAGTGACAAGGACACCTGTGTCCTCAAGTGTCACGTCTTTCACTGCAATGTGCCTGCCAAAGGCATCGCCAAGGCCCTGCATGAGATGTGCTCCAAG ATTGTGGCTGAGCGAGCTGTAGCAAGCAGCAGGCTGCCATGTGCCACTACACTGGAGCCCGTCTCCACCGAGGACCTGCCACTGCAAG TGGATATCCTGGAAGCGGTGAGGCAGTCTATGCAGACCTACAAGGCGCTGTACATTGGAagcctgcctgtgcccagggcCATGG GGATGGATGTGCTGAACAAGGCCATTGAAAAGCTGACAAGGGGGCCTGGGCGGGAGCACTGGATGCCTTCCCTCATCCACGTATCTGACACAGCCATGCGGGTGCACCCCGCGCAG GAGGACGAGGAAGCAGCACACATCTGGGAGTGCCAGGTGCGGTATGTGACCTTCCTGGGGGTGGGCCGGGATGCCCACACCTTTGCACTCATCGTGGACACGGGGCGATGCTTCCAGTGCACAGCCTTCTGGTGCGAGCCCGACGCCGGCACCATCTCGGAagcagtgcaggcagcctgCATGGTGAGCGGGAGCAGGAATCCCCCCAactccccagccctgtgggaCACctgcgggaggaggaggaggcaagGGCTGGGAACAGAGGAGGGCAAAGCTGAGGGCCTGAGTGGGATGCCCAACCCTGGGGGGCGGCAGGGACGGGAAGGAGCTGACCCCTCGGAGCCGCATCCAACCCCTCGCCACACCCAACCCCCCAGCGATGCCACCCTGCGGCCACGCCTCGTGGTATGCGGCCCTGCGGTGGTGTCGCCTTGTTCCTCCACCCCACGGCCACGCCCTGTGCCTCGCGTCCCCACAGGTGCAGTACCAGAAGTGCCTGGTGGCCGCTGCACCGGCTAA
- the APBB3 gene encoding amyloid-beta A4 precursor protein-binding family B member 3 isoform X5, which yields MYPAVHPEATTGPFSCWLKLLASQGALQLGDLPPGPCLTLSLCTDNLWSDQSLETDPDLPPGWRKICDSLGTYYWHVSTGTTQWQHPAHTTCPGGHLEADGEETLQGMDCQAPVAKHLAKNRPIPSPMASLSQRTSLPWQGDDFQHSAEPGSKCFAVRLLGSVEIPEEDLAPGKSSIAVNNCIQQLSNSKGQGSGENQGEGQIVAERAVASSRLPCATTLEPVSTEDLPLQVDILEAVRQSMQTYKALYIGSLPVPRAMGMDVLNKAIEKLTRGPGREHWMPSLIHVSDTAMRVHPAQEDEEAAHIWECQVRYVTFLGVGRDAHTFALIVDTGRCFQCTAFWCEPDAGTISEAVQAACMVSGSRNPPNSPALWDTCGRRRRQGLGTEEGKAEGLSGMPNPGGRQGREGADPSEPHPTPRHTQPPSDATLRPRLVVCGPAVVSPCSSTPRPRPVPRVPTGAVPEVPGGRCTG from the exons ATGTACCCAGCCGTGCACCCAGAGGCTACCACAGGACCCTTTAGTTGCTGGCTGAAGCTGCTTGCTTCTCAgggtgccctgcagctgggggacCTTCCCCCCGGCCCTTGCCTCACACTCTCCCTCTGCACAGACAACCTCTGGAGTGACCAGAGCCTGGAGACAGACCCTGACCTCCCCCCAGGCTGGAGGAAAATCTGTGACTCTCTGGGCACCTACTACTGGCATGTGTCAACGGGCACAACACAGTGGCAGCACCCTGCACACACCACTTGCCCAGGAGGGCACCTGGAGGCTGATGGAGAGGAGACACTCCAGGGAATG GACTGCCAGGCCCCTGTGGCAAAGCACTTGGCAAAGAACAGGCCCATTCCCAGCCCCATGGCTTCGCTGTCCCAAAG GACCTCACTGCCCTGGCAGGGAGATGACTTCCAGCACAGCGCAGAGCCTGGCTCCAAG TGCTTTGCTGTGCGTTTGCTGGGCTCGGTGGAGATCCCCGAGGAGGACCTGGCACCTGGCAAGAGCAGCATCGCTGTCAATAACTGTATCCAGCAGCTCTCCAACAGCAAGGGCCAGGGCTCTGGGGAGAACCAGGGTGAG GGACAG ATTGTGGCTGAGCGAGCTGTAGCAAGCAGCAGGCTGCCATGTGCCACTACACTGGAGCCCGTCTCCACCGAGGACCTGCCACTGCAAG TGGATATCCTGGAAGCGGTGAGGCAGTCTATGCAGACCTACAAGGCGCTGTACATTGGAagcctgcctgtgcccagggcCATGG GGATGGATGTGCTGAACAAGGCCATTGAAAAGCTGACAAGGGGGCCTGGGCGGGAGCACTGGATGCCTTCCCTCATCCACGTATCTGACACAGCCATGCGGGTGCACCCCGCGCAG GAGGACGAGGAAGCAGCACACATCTGGGAGTGCCAGGTGCGGTATGTGACCTTCCTGGGGGTGGGCCGGGATGCCCACACCTTTGCACTCATCGTGGACACGGGGCGATGCTTCCAGTGCACAGCCTTCTGGTGCGAGCCCGACGCCGGCACCATCTCGGAagcagtgcaggcagcctgCATGGTGAGCGGGAGCAGGAATCCCCCCAactccccagccctgtgggaCACctgcgggaggaggaggaggcaagGGCTGGGAACAGAGGAGGGCAAAGCTGAGGGCCTGAGTGGGATGCCCAACCCTGGGGGGCGGCAGGGACGGGAAGGAGCTGACCCCTCGGAGCCGCATCCAACCCCTCGCCACACCCAACCCCCCAGCGATGCCACCCTGCGGCCACGCCTCGTGGTATGCGGCCCTGCGGTGGTGTCGCCTTGTTCCTCCACCCCACGGCCACGCCCTGTGCCTCGCGTCCCCACAGGTGCAGTACCAGAAGTGCCTGGTGGCCGCTGCACCGGCTAA
- the APBB3 gene encoding amyloid-beta A4 precursor protein-binding family B member 3 isoform X3, which produces MCQRAQHSGSTLHTPLAQEGTWRLMERRHSREWTARPLWQSTWQRTGPFPAPWLRCPKGSVLLSGSCPLTAPSIYRTSLPWQGDDFQHSAEPGSKCFAVRLLGSVEIPEEDLAPGKSSIAVNNCIQQLSNSKGQGSGENQGEGQDLVMILKKDTMSLVDPLDHSLIHRQPILNIRVWGVGCNNGRDRDFAFVASDKDTCVLKCHVFHCNVPAKGIAKALHEMCSKIVAERAVASSRLPCATTLEPVSTEDLPLQVDILEAVRQSMQTYKALYIGSLPVPRAMGMDVLNKAIEKLTRGPGREHWMPSLIHVSDTAMRVHPAQEDEEAAHIWECQVRYVTFLGVGRDAHTFALIVDTGRCFQCTAFWCEPDAGTISEAVQAACMVSGSRNPPNSPALWDTCGRRRRQGLGTEEGKAEGLSGMPNPGGRQGREGADPSEPHPTPRHTQPPSDATLRPRLVVCGPAVVSPCSSTPRPRPVPRVPTGAVPEVPGGRCTG; this is translated from the exons ATGTGTCAACGGGCACAACACAGTGGCAGCACCCTGCACACACCACTTGCCCAGGAGGGCACCTGGAGGCTGATGGAGAGGAGACACTCCAGGGAATG GACTGCCAGGCCCCTGTGGCAAAGCACTTGGCAAAGAACAGGCCCATTCCCAGCCCCATGGCTTCGCTGTCCCAAAG gttctgtgctgctgagcgGGAGCTGTCCCCTCACTGCCCCATCCATCTACAGGACCTCACTGCCCTGGCAGGGAGATGACTTCCAGCACAGCGCAGAGCCTGGCTCCAAG TGCTTTGCTGTGCGTTTGCTGGGCTCGGTGGAGATCCCCGAGGAGGACCTGGCACCTGGCAAGAGCAGCATCGCTGTCAATAACTGTATCCAGCAGCTCTCCAACAGCAAGGGCCAGGGCTCTGGGGAGAACCAGGGTGAG GGCCAAGACCTGGTGATGATCCTGAAGAAGGACACCATGAGCCTGGTGGACCCCCTCGACCACAGCCTCATCCACCGCCAGCCCATCCTCAACATCCGTGTCTGGGGTGTTGGCTGCAACAATggcag GGACAG AGACTTCGCCTTCGTGGCCAGTGACAAGGACACCTGTGTCCTCAAGTGTCACGTCTTTCACTGCAATGTGCCTGCCAAAGGCATCGCCAAGGCCCTGCATGAGATGTGCTCCAAG ATTGTGGCTGAGCGAGCTGTAGCAAGCAGCAGGCTGCCATGTGCCACTACACTGGAGCCCGTCTCCACCGAGGACCTGCCACTGCAAG TGGATATCCTGGAAGCGGTGAGGCAGTCTATGCAGACCTACAAGGCGCTGTACATTGGAagcctgcctgtgcccagggcCATGG GGATGGATGTGCTGAACAAGGCCATTGAAAAGCTGACAAGGGGGCCTGGGCGGGAGCACTGGATGCCTTCCCTCATCCACGTATCTGACACAGCCATGCGGGTGCACCCCGCGCAG GAGGACGAGGAAGCAGCACACATCTGGGAGTGCCAGGTGCGGTATGTGACCTTCCTGGGGGTGGGCCGGGATGCCCACACCTTTGCACTCATCGTGGACACGGGGCGATGCTTCCAGTGCACAGCCTTCTGGTGCGAGCCCGACGCCGGCACCATCTCGGAagcagtgcaggcagcctgCATGGTGAGCGGGAGCAGGAATCCCCCCAactccccagccctgtgggaCACctgcgggaggaggaggaggcaagGGCTGGGAACAGAGGAGGGCAAAGCTGAGGGCCTGAGTGGGATGCCCAACCCTGGGGGGCGGCAGGGACGGGAAGGAGCTGACCCCTCGGAGCCGCATCCAACCCCTCGCCACACCCAACCCCCCAGCGATGCCACCCTGCGGCCACGCCTCGTGGTATGCGGCCCTGCGGTGGTGTCGCCTTGTTCCTCCACCCCACGGCCACGCCCTGTGCCTCGCGTCCCCACAGGTGCAGTACCAGAAGTGCCTGGTGGCCGCTGCACCGGCTAA
- the APBB3 gene encoding amyloid-beta A4 precursor protein-binding family B member 3 isoform X4, translating to MYPAVHPEATTGPFSCWLKLLASQGALQLGDLPPGPCLTLSLCTDNLWSDQSLETDPDLPPGWRKICDSLGTYYWHVSTGTTQWQHPAHTTCPGGHLEADGEETLQGMDCQAPVAKHLAKNRPIPSPMASLSQSALLCVCWARWRSPRRTWHLARAASLSITVSSSSPTARARALGRTRVRDRDFAFVASDKDTCVLKCHVFHCNVPAKGIAKALHEMCSKIVAERAVASSRLPCATTLEPVSTEDLPLQVDILEAVRQSMQTYKALYIGSLPVPRAMGMDVLNKAIEKLTRGPGREHWMPSLIHVSDTAMRVHPAQEDEEAAHIWECQVRYVTFLGVGRDAHTFALIVDTGRCFQCTAFWCEPDAGTISEAVQAACMVSGSRNPPNSPALWDTCGRRRRQGLGTEEGKAEGLSGMPNPGGRQGREGADPSEPHPTPRHTQPPSDATLRPRLVVCGPAVVSPCSSTPRPRPVPRVPTGAVPEVPGGRCTG from the exons ATGTACCCAGCCGTGCACCCAGAGGCTACCACAGGACCCTTTAGTTGCTGGCTGAAGCTGCTTGCTTCTCAgggtgccctgcagctgggggacCTTCCCCCCGGCCCTTGCCTCACACTCTCCCTCTGCACAGACAACCTCTGGAGTGACCAGAGCCTGGAGACAGACCCTGACCTCCCCCCAGGCTGGAGGAAAATCTGTGACTCTCTGGGCACCTACTACTGGCATGTGTCAACGGGCACAACACAGTGGCAGCACCCTGCACACACCACTTGCCCAGGAGGGCACCTGGAGGCTGATGGAGAGGAGACACTCCAGGGAATG GACTGCCAGGCCCCTGTGGCAAAGCACTTGGCAAAGAACAGGCCCATTCCCAGCCCCATGGCTTCGCTGTCCCAAAG TGCTTTGCTGTGCGTTTGCTGGGCTCGGTGGAGATCCCCGAGGAGGACCTGGCACCTGGCAAGAGCAGCATCGCTGTCAATAACTGTATCCAGCAGCTCTCCAACAGCAAGGGCCAGGGCTCTGGGGAGAACCAGGGTGAG GGACAG AGACTTCGCCTTCGTGGCCAGTGACAAGGACACCTGTGTCCTCAAGTGTCACGTCTTTCACTGCAATGTGCCTGCCAAAGGCATCGCCAAGGCCCTGCATGAGATGTGCTCCAAG ATTGTGGCTGAGCGAGCTGTAGCAAGCAGCAGGCTGCCATGTGCCACTACACTGGAGCCCGTCTCCACCGAGGACCTGCCACTGCAAG TGGATATCCTGGAAGCGGTGAGGCAGTCTATGCAGACCTACAAGGCGCTGTACATTGGAagcctgcctgtgcccagggcCATGG GGATGGATGTGCTGAACAAGGCCATTGAAAAGCTGACAAGGGGGCCTGGGCGGGAGCACTGGATGCCTTCCCTCATCCACGTATCTGACACAGCCATGCGGGTGCACCCCGCGCAG GAGGACGAGGAAGCAGCACACATCTGGGAGTGCCAGGTGCGGTATGTGACCTTCCTGGGGGTGGGCCGGGATGCCCACACCTTTGCACTCATCGTGGACACGGGGCGATGCTTCCAGTGCACAGCCTTCTGGTGCGAGCCCGACGCCGGCACCATCTCGGAagcagtgcaggcagcctgCATGGTGAGCGGGAGCAGGAATCCCCCCAactccccagccctgtgggaCACctgcgggaggaggaggaggcaagGGCTGGGAACAGAGGAGGGCAAAGCTGAGGGCCTGAGTGGGATGCCCAACCCTGGGGGGCGGCAGGGACGGGAAGGAGCTGACCCCTCGGAGCCGCATCCAACCCCTCGCCACACCCAACCCCCCAGCGATGCCACCCTGCGGCCACGCCTCGTGGTATGCGGCCCTGCGGTGGTGTCGCCTTGTTCCTCCACCCCACGGCCACGCCCTGTGCCTCGCGTCCCCACAGGTGCAGTACCAGAAGTGCCTGGTGGCCGCTGCACCGGCTAA
- the APBB3 gene encoding amyloid-beta A4 precursor protein-binding family B member 3 isoform X8, with product MLGKDYMLAIVLVNCDDNLWSDQSLETDPDLPPGWRKICDSLGTYYWHVSTGTTQWQHPAHTTCPGGHLEADGEETLQGMDCQAPVAKHLAKNRPIPSPMASLSQRTSLPWQGDDFQHSAEPGSKCFAVRLLGSVEIPEEDLAPGKSSIAVNNCIQQLSNSKGQGSGENQGEGQDLVMILKKDTMSLVDPLDHSLIHRQPILNIRVWGVGCNNGRDRDFAFVASDKDTCVLKCHVFHCNVPAKGIAKALHEMCSKIVAERAVASSRLPCATTLEPVSTEDLPLQVDILEAVRQSMQTYKALYIGSLPVPRAMGMDVLNKAIEKLTRGPGREHWMPSLIHVSDTAMRVHPAQVGRGTGGYGRSRHPAATGVGQATPTGDPEDEEAAHIWECQVRYVTFLGVGRDAHTFALIVDTGRCFQCTAFWCEPDAGTISEAVQAACMVQYQKCLVAAAPAKVKGATGRGWAGPTAAGDAATGAAKASGSSGGAAGPGARRRGLFSLLEAFRLRRTLLHSP from the exons ACAACCTCTGGAGTGACCAGAGCCTGGAGACAGACCCTGACCTCCCCCCAGGCTGGAGGAAAATCTGTGACTCTCTGGGCACCTACTACTGGCATGTGTCAACGGGCACAACACAGTGGCAGCACCCTGCACACACCACTTGCCCAGGAGGGCACCTGGAGGCTGATGGAGAGGAGACACTCCAGGGAATG GACTGCCAGGCCCCTGTGGCAAAGCACTTGGCAAAGAACAGGCCCATTCCCAGCCCCATGGCTTCGCTGTCCCAAAG GACCTCACTGCCCTGGCAGGGAGATGACTTCCAGCACAGCGCAGAGCCTGGCTCCAAG TGCTTTGCTGTGCGTTTGCTGGGCTCGGTGGAGATCCCCGAGGAGGACCTGGCACCTGGCAAGAGCAGCATCGCTGTCAATAACTGTATCCAGCAGCTCTCCAACAGCAAGGGCCAGGGCTCTGGGGAGAACCAGGGTGAG GGCCAAGACCTGGTGATGATCCTGAAGAAGGACACCATGAGCCTGGTGGACCCCCTCGACCACAGCCTCATCCACCGCCAGCCCATCCTCAACATCCGTGTCTGGGGTGTTGGCTGCAACAATggcag GGACAG AGACTTCGCCTTCGTGGCCAGTGACAAGGACACCTGTGTCCTCAAGTGTCACGTCTTTCACTGCAATGTGCCTGCCAAAGGCATCGCCAAGGCCCTGCATGAGATGTGCTCCAAG ATTGTGGCTGAGCGAGCTGTAGCAAGCAGCAGGCTGCCATGTGCCACTACACTGGAGCCCGTCTCCACCGAGGACCTGCCACTGCAAG TGGATATCCTGGAAGCGGTGAGGCAGTCTATGCAGACCTACAAGGCGCTGTACATTGGAagcctgcctgtgcccagggcCATGG GGATGGATGTGCTGAACAAGGCCATTGAAAAGCTGACAAGGGGGCCTGGGCGGGAGCACTGGATGCCTTCCCTCATCCACGTATCTGACACAGCCATGCGGGTGCACCCCGCGCAGGTGGGAAGGGGAACAGGGGGCTATGGCCGAAGCAGGCACCCTGCTGCCACTGGGGTAGGACAGGCAACCCCCACAGGGGACCCA GAGGACGAGGAAGCAGCACACATCTGGGAGTGCCAGGTGCGGTATGTGACCTTCCTGGGGGTGGGCCGGGATGCCCACACCTTTGCACTCATCGTGGACACGGGGCGATGCTTCCAGTGCACAGCCTTCTGGTGCGAGCCCGACGCCGGCACCATCTCGGAagcagtgcaggcagcctgCATG GTGCAGTACCAGAAGTGCCTGGTGGCCGCTGCACCGGCTAAGGTGAAAGGCGCGACAggccggggctgggccgggccgaCGGCCGCAGGGGACGCTGCCACCGGGGCGGCCAAGGCGAGCGGGAGCAGCGGAGGTGCGGCGGGGCCCGGTGCCCGCAGGCGCGGTCTCTTCTCCTTGCTGGAGGCCTTCCGCCTCAGGCGAACTCTCCTCCACAGCCCGtag
- the APBB3 gene encoding amyloid-beta A4 precursor protein-binding family B member 3 isoform X6, whose product MCQRAQHSGSTLHTPLAQEGTWRLMERRHSREWTARPLWQSTWQRTGPFPAPWLRCPKGPHCPGREMTSSTAQSLAPSALLCVCWARWRSPRRTWHLARAASLSITVSSSSPTARARALGRTRVRDRDFAFVASDKDTCVLKCHVFHCNVPAKGIAKALHEMCSKIVAERAVASSRLPCATTLEPVSTEDLPLQVDILEAVRQSMQTYKALYIGSLPVPRAMGMDVLNKAIEKLTRGPGREHWMPSLIHVSDTAMRVHPAQEDEEAAHIWECQVRYVTFLGVGRDAHTFALIVDTGRCFQCTAFWCEPDAGTISEAVQAACMVSGSRNPPNSPALWDTCGRRRRQGLGTEEGKAEGLSGMPNPGGRQGREGADPSEPHPTPRHTQPPSDATLRPRLVVCGPAVVSPCSSTPRPRPVPRVPTGAVPEVPGGRCTG is encoded by the exons ATGTGTCAACGGGCACAACACAGTGGCAGCACCCTGCACACACCACTTGCCCAGGAGGGCACCTGGAGGCTGATGGAGAGGAGACACTCCAGGGAATG GACTGCCAGGCCCCTGTGGCAAAGCACTTGGCAAAGAACAGGCCCATTCCCAGCCCCATGGCTTCGCTGTCCCAAAG GACCTCACTGCCCTGGCAGGGAGATGACTTCCAGCACAGCGCAGAGCCTGGCTCCAAG TGCTTTGCTGTGCGTTTGCTGGGCTCGGTGGAGATCCCCGAGGAGGACCTGGCACCTGGCAAGAGCAGCATCGCTGTCAATAACTGTATCCAGCAGCTCTCCAACAGCAAGGGCCAGGGCTCTGGGGAGAACCAGGGTGAG GGACAG AGACTTCGCCTTCGTGGCCAGTGACAAGGACACCTGTGTCCTCAAGTGTCACGTCTTTCACTGCAATGTGCCTGCCAAAGGCATCGCCAAGGCCCTGCATGAGATGTGCTCCAAG ATTGTGGCTGAGCGAGCTGTAGCAAGCAGCAGGCTGCCATGTGCCACTACACTGGAGCCCGTCTCCACCGAGGACCTGCCACTGCAAG TGGATATCCTGGAAGCGGTGAGGCAGTCTATGCAGACCTACAAGGCGCTGTACATTGGAagcctgcctgtgcccagggcCATGG GGATGGATGTGCTGAACAAGGCCATTGAAAAGCTGACAAGGGGGCCTGGGCGGGAGCACTGGATGCCTTCCCTCATCCACGTATCTGACACAGCCATGCGGGTGCACCCCGCGCAG GAGGACGAGGAAGCAGCACACATCTGGGAGTGCCAGGTGCGGTATGTGACCTTCCTGGGGGTGGGCCGGGATGCCCACACCTTTGCACTCATCGTGGACACGGGGCGATGCTTCCAGTGCACAGCCTTCTGGTGCGAGCCCGACGCCGGCACCATCTCGGAagcagtgcaggcagcctgCATGGTGAGCGGGAGCAGGAATCCCCCCAactccccagccctgtgggaCACctgcgggaggaggaggaggcaagGGCTGGGAACAGAGGAGGGCAAAGCTGAGGGCCTGAGTGGGATGCCCAACCCTGGGGGGCGGCAGGGACGGGAAGGAGCTGACCCCTCGGAGCCGCATCCAACCCCTCGCCACACCCAACCCCCCAGCGATGCCACCCTGCGGCCACGCCTCGTGGTATGCGGCCCTGCGGTGGTGTCGCCTTGTTCCTCCACCCCACGGCCACGCCCTGTGCCTCGCGTCCCCACAGGTGCAGTACCAGAAGTGCCTGGTGGCCGCTGCACCGGCTAA
- the APBB3 gene encoding amyloid-beta A4 precursor protein-binding family B member 3 isoform X2: protein MYPAVHPEATTGPFSCWLKLLASQGALQLGDLPPGPCLTLSLCTDNLWSDQSLETDPDLPPGWRKICDSLGTYYWHVSTGTTQWQHPAHTTCPGGHLEADGEETLQGMDCQAPVAKHLAKNRPIPSPMASLSQRTSLPWQGDDFQHSAEPGSKCFAVRLLGSVEIPEEDLAPGKSSIAVNNCIQQLSNSKGQGSGENQGEGQDLVMILKKDTMSLVDPLDHSLIHRQPILNIRVWGVGCNNGRDRDFAFVASDKDTCVLKCHVFHCNVPAKGIAKALHEMCSKIVAERAVASSRLPCATTLEPVSTEDLPLQVDILEAVRQSMQTYKALYIGSLPVPRAMGMDVLNKAIEKLTRGPGREHWMPSLIHVSDTAMRVHPAQEDEEAAHIWECQVRYVTFLGVGRDAHTFALIVDTGRCFQCTAFWCEPDAGTISEAVQAACMVQYQKCLVAAAPAKVKGATGRGWAGPTAAGDAATGAAKASGSSGGAAGPGARRRGLFSLLEAFRLRRTLLHSP from the exons ATGTACCCAGCCGTGCACCCAGAGGCTACCACAGGACCCTTTAGTTGCTGGCTGAAGCTGCTTGCTTCTCAgggtgccctgcagctgggggacCTTCCCCCCGGCCCTTGCCTCACACTCTCCCTCTGCACAGACAACCTCTGGAGTGACCAGAGCCTGGAGACAGACCCTGACCTCCCCCCAGGCTGGAGGAAAATCTGTGACTCTCTGGGCACCTACTACTGGCATGTGTCAACGGGCACAACACAGTGGCAGCACCCTGCACACACCACTTGCCCAGGAGGGCACCTGGAGGCTGATGGAGAGGAGACACTCCAGGGAATG GACTGCCAGGCCCCTGTGGCAAAGCACTTGGCAAAGAACAGGCCCATTCCCAGCCCCATGGCTTCGCTGTCCCAAAG GACCTCACTGCCCTGGCAGGGAGATGACTTCCAGCACAGCGCAGAGCCTGGCTCCAAG TGCTTTGCTGTGCGTTTGCTGGGCTCGGTGGAGATCCCCGAGGAGGACCTGGCACCTGGCAAGAGCAGCATCGCTGTCAATAACTGTATCCAGCAGCTCTCCAACAGCAAGGGCCAGGGCTCTGGGGAGAACCAGGGTGAG GGCCAAGACCTGGTGATGATCCTGAAGAAGGACACCATGAGCCTGGTGGACCCCCTCGACCACAGCCTCATCCACCGCCAGCCCATCCTCAACATCCGTGTCTGGGGTGTTGGCTGCAACAATggcag GGACAG AGACTTCGCCTTCGTGGCCAGTGACAAGGACACCTGTGTCCTCAAGTGTCACGTCTTTCACTGCAATGTGCCTGCCAAAGGCATCGCCAAGGCCCTGCATGAGATGTGCTCCAAG ATTGTGGCTGAGCGAGCTGTAGCAAGCAGCAGGCTGCCATGTGCCACTACACTGGAGCCCGTCTCCACCGAGGACCTGCCACTGCAAG TGGATATCCTGGAAGCGGTGAGGCAGTCTATGCAGACCTACAAGGCGCTGTACATTGGAagcctgcctgtgcccagggcCATGG GGATGGATGTGCTGAACAAGGCCATTGAAAAGCTGACAAGGGGGCCTGGGCGGGAGCACTGGATGCCTTCCCTCATCCACGTATCTGACACAGCCATGCGGGTGCACCCCGCGCAG GAGGACGAGGAAGCAGCACACATCTGGGAGTGCCAGGTGCGGTATGTGACCTTCCTGGGGGTGGGCCGGGATGCCCACACCTTTGCACTCATCGTGGACACGGGGCGATGCTTCCAGTGCACAGCCTTCTGGTGCGAGCCCGACGCCGGCACCATCTCGGAagcagtgcaggcagcctgCATG GTGCAGTACCAGAAGTGCCTGGTGGCCGCTGCACCGGCTAAGGTGAAAGGCGCGACAggccggggctgggccgggccgaCGGCCGCAGGGGACGCTGCCACCGGGGCGGCCAAGGCGAGCGGGAGCAGCGGAGGTGCGGCGGGGCCCGGTGCCCGCAGGCGCGGTCTCTTCTCCTTGCTGGAGGCCTTCCGCCTCAGGCGAACTCTCCTCCACAGCCCGtag